The following proteins come from a genomic window of Lolium rigidum isolate FL_2022 chromosome 5, APGP_CSIRO_Lrig_0.1, whole genome shotgun sequence:
- the LOC124657106 gene encoding transcription factor bHLH96-like has product MESQRMTHIAVERNRRKQMNEYLAALRSLMPPSYAQRGDQASIVAGAINFVKELEQRVQSLEAHKLTTRQCAVADGEAPPPPFANFFTFPQYSMSATSAPTPPANNEAAEGGAEAEASGSKPSAVADVEVTIVESHANLRMLSRRRPRQLLRLLVALHGHRLTVLHLNMTGAGHMVLYSLNLKVEDDCQLTSVDEIATAAHQIVERIQQEQECVA; this is encoded by the exons ATGGAGAGCCAGCGGATGACCCACATTGCCGTCGAGCGCAACCGCCGCAAGCAGATGAACGAGTACCTCGCCGCGCTCCGCTCCCTCATGCCGCCCTCCTACGCGCAAAGG GGCGATCAGGCGTCCATCGTTGCAGGCGCAATCAACTTCGtcaaggagctggagcagcgggTCCAATCGCTGGAAGCGCACAAGCTGACAACCCGGCAATGCGCGGTCGCCGACGGAGAAGCACCACCGCCGCCATTCGCCAATTTCTTCACCTTCCCACAGTACTCCATGAGCGCTACCTCTGCACCAACTCCTCCAGCGAACAATGAGGCTGCCGAGGGCGGAGCCGAGGCCGAGGCGTCTGGATCAAAGCCGTCCGCGGTGGCCGACGTGGAGGTGACCATAGTGGAGAGCCACGCTAACCTGCGGATGCTGtcccggcggcggccgaggcaaCTGCTGCGGCTGCTGGTGGCGCTGCACGGCCACCGGCTCACCGTGCTGCACCTCAACATGACCGGCGCCGGCCACATGGTGCTCTACTCCCTTAACCTCAAG GTGGAAGATGACTGCCAACTTACCTCAGTGGACGAGATCGCCACCGCGGCTCACCAGATCGTCGAGAGGATCCAACAAGAGCAAGAGTGTGTAGCTTAA
- the LOC124657107 gene encoding E3 ubiquitin-protein ligase RING1-like — protein MYPPLPPTPSPSPSGGYGTITLNCTDNAFWCIPRCPGGDCVDYAFAPPPPLPPFPRATIAVDHRLPVRLLLTVSLLSAFLFLSFGLATLLLYRRRRALRRRRRSATAPLPHDDDEEAGGGGGGVVHHVWYIRTVGLDEAAIASIAAVEYRGAGSGGDCAVCLGEFSDGELVRLLPRCSHPFHAPCIDTWLRAHVSCPVCRSTVVVPSDVLAATTDANTDVTESHQVFDEMSPSESLPEDSEASSDTQSEDTEAPAEENGSATPKPIRRSASMDSPLYLLPVPEVQDAAAQSSRKLLPSGREMMIFRVKDREAAGASSSSCQTGKLGIGRSMSSSGRAFFFSRSVRSTGAALPL, from the coding sequence ATGtacccgccgctgccgccgacccCGAGCCCGAGCCCGAGCGGCGGCTACGGGACCATCACGCTCAACTGCACCGACAACGCGTTCTGGTGCATCCCGCGCTGCCCCGGCGGCGACTGCGTCGACTACGCCTTCGCGCCCCCGCCACCCCTCCCCCCGTTCCCGCGCGCCACCATCGCCGTCGACCACCGCCTGCCCGTACGCCTCCTCCTCACCGTCTCCCTGCTCtccgccttcctcttcctctccttcGGGCTCGCCACGCTCCTCctctaccgccgccgccgcgccctgcgccgccgccgccgctcggccaCCGCCCCGCTCCctcacgacgacgacgaggaggcgggcggcggcggcggcggggtggtgCACCACGTCTGGTACATCCGCACGGTGGGGCTCGACGAGGCCGCCATCGCGTCCATAGCCGCCGTGGAGTACCGCGGCGCGGGGTCCGGCGGGGACTGCGCGGTCTGCCTCGGCGAGTTCAGCGACGGCGAGctcgtccgcctcctcccgcgctgCTCCCACCCGTTCCACGCGCCCTGCATCGACACCTGGCTCCGCGCGCACGTCAGCTGCCCCGTCTGCCGCTCCACCGTCGTCGTCCCCTCCGACGTCCTCGCCGCAACCACCGACGCCAACACAGACGTCACCGAATCGCAccaggtgttcgacgaaatgtcCCCGTCAGAGTCACTGCCCGAGGATTCCGAGGCCTCTTCGGACACTCAAAGCGAGGACACGGAAGCCCCAGCAGAGGAGAACGGGAGCGCGACGCCCAAGCCGATACGGCGCTCGGCCTCCATGGACTCGCCGTTATACCTCCTGCCCGTGCCTGAAGTTCAGGACGCTGCTGCGCAGTCCAGCCGCAAATTATTGCCGAGCGGCCGAGAGATGATGATCTTCAGGGTGAAGGACAGGGAGGCAGCAGGGGCGTCTTCATCCTCCTGCCAGACAGGCAAGCTTGGGATCGGCAGGTCGATGTCAAGCAGTGGCCGGGCATTCTTCTTCTCGCGGAGTGTTCGCTCTACTGGCGCTGCTCTGCCGCTGTGA